Proteins from a single region of Symphalangus syndactylus isolate Jambi chromosome 12, NHGRI_mSymSyn1-v2.1_pri, whole genome shotgun sequence:
- the LOC134734809 gene encoding uncharacterized protein, whose protein sequence is MIVCLLAGLKKCAHKVVNYKKLSEITQGPNKNPALFLSGSTEATRKYTNLDPASPERTTILNLRFISQPTPDIRYKFQKLDDGPHTPERDLLNLAFKVFNNHNEESKRQKQGEFQMLASTIGALQAHRATAPQGSLLAIHLHLPVSSVAMKATSPDNAQTQVSPPGSVPSVKDPTGSWTVSGPCKDCPFLSQPKPPTRISLALLLKTDGVLERTPRQLPSLHLMVAGRPV, encoded by the coding sequence ATGATTGTGTGTCTCCTTGCAGGACTCAAAAAGTGTGCCCATAAAGTGGTAAACTATAAAAAACTTTCAGAAATTACGCAAGGTCCTAACAAAAACCCAGCCCTTTTTCTCTCTGGTTCAACTGAAGCCACGAGAAAATATACCAACCTAGACCCAGCAAGCCCAGAAAGAACTACTATCTTAAACCTTCGGTTCATCTCCCAGCCCACCCCTGATATTCGGTACAAGTTTCAGAAGCTTGATGATGGCCCTCACACCCCAGAACGAGACCTTCTTAATTTAGCCTTCAAAGTCTTTAACAATCATAATGAGGaaagtaaaaggcaaaaacaGGGAGAGTTTCAAATGCTTGCTTCCACCATCGGGGCCCTGCAGGCCCACAGGGCCACAGCTCCACAAGGAAGCCTCCTAGCAATCCACCTCCACCTGCCTGTTTCAAGTGTGGCAATGAAGGCCACTAGTCCAGATAATGCCCAAACCCAGGTAAGCCCACCAGGCAGTGTCCCCTCTGTGAAGGACCCCACAGGAAGTTGGACTGTGAGTGGCCCCTGCAAGGACTGCCCCTTCTTAAGCCAGCCAAAACCTCCTACTCGAATCTCATTGGCCTTGCTACTGAAGACTGATGGTGTCCTGGAACGGACGCCCCGGCAACTACCATCGCTTCATCTGATGGTGGCAGGTAGGccagtatag